The following DNA comes from Cucumis sativus cultivar 9930 chromosome 7, Cucumber_9930_V3, whole genome shotgun sequence.
CATGCTCAATTGAACGAACAACACCCATTCCTTTCAGAACCTTCCCAAATACTACATGTTTCCCATCCAAATGAGGAGTGCGAGTAGTTGTGATAAAAAATTGGGAGCCATTGGAGTTGGGACCAGAATTAGCCATAGATAACATTCCTTTCCTTTCATGTTTTACCTCAAAATTTTCGTCATCGAATTTCTCGCCATATATAGACTCTCCACCAGTACCATCTCCAGCAGAAATATCTCCACCTTGTACCATGAATCCTTTTATAACACGGTGGAAACATGACCCCtgaacaattcaaaattcaaataaacacATAAGCATCCATATACCCAGATCATGGTAATAAATTCTAAACAAACAAGTGACACACTTTGCTTCAATAGTGAAAAGGTGCAGTCATTACTTAAGACCCTTTTCATTACTTCACGGAAAAGTTCCAAAAgataatcaaaatgaaaaaacataaaagaatattacaaAGCCCACAGCCAAAACAAAGCCCTTGTCAAATGTctattattaacatttttaatcaaCAAAAACACAACTAATAGGAGACCTCGAGTAAAGTCCTCTGCTttcaaagaagagaaaacaaaagaaagaagaaacaaaactcCAAATTTTGGAGACccctatttatatatatatatataaaaaaaaaaaaaaactcaatccAAATCCTTAAGGAACCCATTGCTACCACAATCGAAACAACCAAGCAATAACagttaaaatatcatcaaGTAAGTAGAAGAACGCGACTGTTTATTTACTGATCAATAACAAAGACATCATCATTCCACTGACACtcagaaaggaaaagaaatccAACGTCTTACTAAAACAAACAAGTCgtacaaaaaaggaaagagaaaaaaaaaagctatatACATAAATACAAAGAAACCCAGTTTGTATTATGCATATACGAAGTTCAAAACACCATCGATATAAAGAACAATGACCTTAAAATGAAGGGGAACGCCGGTATGGGGACCAATACCCTTCTCGCCAGTGCAAAGAGCCCTGAAATTCTCAGCTGTTTTAGGCACCACATCATCATAAAGCTCCACAACAATTCTTCCCTCCAGATCACCTCCAATACTAATATCCAAAAAGCAACGGATCCTACCCATTTCCTTCAAACTTTGAATCTTAAGGCTCAACTAGCTTGACCCAGTATGTAAAACGAGTTTCTAGAGTGTTCCAAGGGGTTCAAAACAGAGTGAAAACAGAATGGGTGAATCTGGGAGAACGTGAAAATGAAGACAAAAATCGATGAACCCTAAAAAGGCCGGCCACTATTTATTTGGAAATCTGtcactctctttctctttctttgtgGTGGGACTGTGTCagtgttgaaaattttgaaaaaaaaaaaagagtggaTAGAGTTGGTTTAAGTAAGTGGGGTTTAGGGCAATGAAatggaaagggaaaaaaaaaagaaaaagatggaagGGAAGGTTGAAGGAACAGTTGATTGTTCAGTTTCAGAAGATATGGCGATGGGCCACTCCAATTTTCATTGTCGATCCTCATTGTTCCCTTTCGTCACCATGTCTTCCACCTAACTCAATTCATCTCTCTGttcttttctatcttttaaCTTAAACTTTTCTGATAAAAATTGCTAATTTTAAGTTCCTCAAATCTTAGTAATACTTAAGAGCCATTTGAATGGTTCAATCTTTATATCACAACttgtattaaataatgatgataaaTCAATTTCagtttgtatcaatttaaactctatCTTACACCCAAGCTTTATATAGATTAATGTAATTAGAGTTATTTTGTCCCTTTGAGTTGACATTAAAGTATTAAAAGATCACTTTgattaaaatcatttataaaattattgttcaGTCTTTGAAGAAAGCCTTAGAAATTACATTATTCAATGTGATTTGAAGATAGGATGCATTAGAATATTCATGCGTGCGGTAGATAGCTCCCATTCTATAATTCAACCTTTTCTGatgtaagaaataataaagtagaaaaaatataattttgtacaaatttaattttagaaggTTAAGTTTAAccttggaaagaaaattaaaaatgtctttaaCTATCaaataatgattaattaagTGGTGTATATATCGAAgcaaaaatcttgaaattgcCAACATAAGAGACCTATATGTATCAATGGATAAAAAGTCTTGAATGCAAATCTCCACACCTCTACGTTTATTACAACACATGAATCAACACATGAACCACGTGCGTGCACCAAATTGGATTCATACTTTCATTACAAagcttaaattaaatttaatacttcttccttattttgtagtgaagaaattattgaatttttattttagaagaaTGTCATAAAACTAACCTCCAAACATATAGACACGTGaggaagattttttttagtgaaacCAAAAACAGAAATATAGGTCTCTTAAAGTGTAGGATTAAATAGTTGTTTTTCCTAACATTTTTGTAAGAACATATACACAAACCCCAATGGattcaaccatttttcaacattttaaaaagaaacaattctTGTTCCCAAAAAAAAGTGTAATCAAGAAGTGTTCAAGATTGTGcccaataattttataaacttatctaacaaatccataaattttcaatGGTGTGTCACATAATCATAAACCAAAACCATCCCCAATCaaatataagatttttttcttctcattctcaccaataaaatatattttaattatacattATCACTTCACCTCTTTAAAttcaatgaaaacaaataacaaatactAAAATGGggtcatatttaaaataaataaatttcgaGACTATAGGtttgaatttcaataaaaatacaactaaaagaaataaataataagtttaaACTTGAAGAAATGTgtgataaatatttaaataaaggaaaatttacATTGTTCCAAACTTCTAACATGAGTGAAATTTTGCTACACTATTCCCAACTTTCTAAAAAGGATTCTATTTTCCTACCTTTTACTCttacaaaagtgtttgtgTTTCCTAGAGGCAAAgccaaaaaaatagaaaaataagcTTAAAGAAGAGTAAGCTGGAGCTTTGGTCTATTTGGTTGGGGCTCCACAACCTCCATGTGAATTCTCACCGCTTGTAGAATGTTGTATGTGATGCTTCCATCTAACTTCTTGATCTTTTGTTCTTGTTCATCCACAAACCATTCTCCACTCTGCTTCTCGCTTTTACCTGTCAAGTAAACCGGTCCTTCGATACCAAATCTGACAAAGGGGAAAGAATGAAAACAGTGTACATCATCGAGTGGTTCACAAACAAAGCAAACATGTTGTTCCATCATTACTGAacaccattttaattttatatctgaGGAAGTCTAGATCAACTTTATCAACCATATCACCAGCTCCCTATAATTCTACGTCAACAGTCCAACATAATAACATTTGATGTTGGAAAACTCGTACAATATTTAATATCATCTTATGTGCATAGTCACCCTTATTCAGTTATTTGAGTTCATCTCAAACATTTCAGATCAATCTAAGTAAAAGATAGAGTTAAAGATATGCTAATATAAAACCATAGGTTTGGGGAACATACTTAGgaacaaatacaataaaaccATTTGATCTTATCTTCACTATTCTGGCCTCCGTGTCCGTAGGCCTACACAtcagaaagagatgaaattacGGACACACAtcaaaaagagatgaaatgtCTTCGTTGGATTAGACAAGAAAAAAGTGAAcgtcaaaatattttagtcaTGCACAAGAGTGACGAACAAGCTAAAGATCAAATACCGTTTTTTGAAGTAAATTAGAGTATGAAGCTCCACTGAAGCCCGGCCAGCCATTTGGGCATTTCTGTGTCGATAATTTAAGTCTAAAACAATTTACAAGAGtcagcatatatatatatgatatttctTTAATAGATTAGGAGTGCTTATCATCGTAACAAATAACTAAGGTGCAGAGAGTATTTCATACTATCTGCGATTGTAGTGAGTTTCGGTCTGTCAAGGAATAATGTTGGGAGTTTGAATATTCCTAAAGATGCAGCAAGCAATCTGTGCACAATGACATCTGCAATAAAATAATGGCTAAGGACACAAAATAATAGGACAACGTCACTAAACTGACAACACAAGGACCCCAAACCTGCGTATCGTCGAATAGGAGAGGTGAAATGGGTATACAGACGAGCTGCAAGCCCATAATGTTGATATTCTGGAGGACTGAGGTCTCCACTATAGAAGTAAACTGCCTTCACTTGTACAAAAAAAGGATTTCAGAAATGTCCATCAgcaattaaattagaaaaaaattcatatttaagtGAAATTACCTGTGTCATACATCTAGTAGCTAGTATTCTGATCAGCTTATTGAAGTATGGATCATCACCCtgataatatatgaatttgttcAAGTTAAACAAACAACAGAAGAGAAAATGTTTATCACAATatggattttgaattaaattcaGCATAGCCACGAGCCAAGCAACATTTGAAGACAAATCTAAAATTGTCCTACTCAGATGCAATAATATACCAATGCACGATCAAGAGAATCAGCCAAAGCTTTGGATGATGAGACATCCAAATCAAGACCAACAGCTACAGCTGTGCGGATCAAAGGTTCGAGCATCTCTTTAGTAGGAGTAGGATGGCGCCtgcaaataaaaagaaaggccAGGAAGCAATAGTTTATTATAACAATCTTATCAATCAATCATTAGCCATAAAATTagatcaaagaagaaaatttgcatcttttgagagagaaacaagaaataagtCATATTAGGATATAGATCGAAACTCCAGCTGAGAAAAATGGCAGGAGAGCAGTTAAACTTCATCCAAGAATATGAAATCCTCAACTCTTCGACTGGTGTTGGACAAATGGGCAAGTCAGATTAGGCttgcttttaatttgaaaactataaaAACGAGTCTATATCCTAATATGACtaatttcttgtttctctcaaaaagatgcaatttttcttctttcatctaATTTTGTGGCTAACGATTGAATGAAAGGCGAGTGCACTCATACAATAaaagatgagaagaaaaagcTTATGTGATAGCTCTTGACCTTAATAATGAACACAGCGGGAAATGTTTAAGAATCTTTTCTGCTACCGAAACATTTGCTGCAAGCATAAACTCCTCAACCATTTGGTTAGCTTCTCGAATTTGATACATACCTGGAACAAAAGATTTGAGaagttttaaagaaagaaaaaggggaaatcTTAGCACATTAATACACAACTAATAAGGGAACGAAAAGTgaatttagatatataaaaaatggatGACAAGAAcatctttttcatattattaatttgactgtttgaaacaaaatatttgtgtctGAGGATTCAACAAATAATCCTCGAACGAAATCTAACATCCAAACATACCAATATCAAGAGGATCATGCGTCTCAGtgtcaatttgaaatttgacttCAGCAGAAGCAAGAGTCAAAGCTCCTCTCTCAATTCGTCTCAACCTCATTTTCTGCGGGTACACAAGGTTGTGGGATGTTAAAAACTAAGTCAGACTGAGGCATATTGATGTAATCTAAGTAACTCAAGGAGAAACCCTCCAAGAACCAAGATTAtggattttttattagaatgaataatGTGTTTCAAACAAGAGGAGAAGactcctatttatagagttctatTACAATTGAGGGTAAAAAGGGAATTAACCTAGAATATTACCCAATTAACCTTTAATCTTCTTACCTCACATATCAATCAGATTATTTATAGAACAAAAGTACACAAAGCATGCATACCTTTGCTAAAGCATTCATATTTCTCAAGTCTCTAGTTATTGGATCCATCAATCGACTGCAAGTAAATACAGCTTGGTCAAAATAAAACGTTTAGGTTTTAATGAACCCCCCAAAAATTCTGAAAATAAGTAAAGCACAGtgataaaacaatttattggTAATTGCATATTTAAGCTCGATTTGCCAAAtatgcaaacaaaaaaaaggttgtAGATTATTTACAAAGGTTGCAACTCAAAGATTCTATGATTCTGTATAAGCACCACAACATATGatatagagagagagggagatgCCAAAGGAAGAGCTTCAGCAAGgaacacaaaaaaatataggCAAACCTGCACTCAATTAAGGACTCATAAAGTGAAACCCTTCCAAGTTCCAAGTATCAAGAAAGCAAcacacaaatttcaaataagaaGTTAAGGCGCTAATCCAAAGCTATTTTGGTCGTACTGTCTATTTTAAGGATAAGAAATAAACAACAGATCTGTTCGGGACCATGGGattcttttctatttggtAAACTTGAACATAGTTCAGAAACTACTTTCGAaacagttgaaaattttgttctttcaaaAGCCATGAGCTCATGacagtgttttaaaaagccTGGGAGTGGGTCAAGGCTCAAAGTGCAGGTTTGGTGTCTTGCATTGAAAAGGTAAGGCGTGCCTCAAGCGGGCACCTTTGGTGTCTTGGAgcttttttattgtttaaaaatagtaataattaggATTTTATCTAGTCACATCTTGTATTGAAAATTGGAGCCTAGTATAagggttttattttcaacctagttgagatggcatcaataatacataaaacaacGTTAGGTACCTGGATAGGAATGTTAGTATTCAGGGATATAATGGTCAATTGGTCATTAGATGGAAAGCTAGTTACTGGATGTTCTATAAATAGCGAGAAGATGAGTAAGTGAAGGGAAACTATTATGTGGAGTGATTCTATTGtagtttcttctttgattCTCAATATAATTTAGATCTTGATTCTTGTTAGGATGTATCCTAATAAACAACTAACAGACAGTGAAGGTTTGATGAAAGACATGAACACTACACTACACCATGTCAAAATGCTGGCAATTACCGTAAATGATCGAATTATTACAAACTCCAATAAACTTCAGATAGttattattgaaaagagagacaacgagttcacaccaatttacgtggaaacccgagtaccgggagaaaaaccacgattgtttgtgttgttattattttctaatgaataaagcaataggtacaagggagaataaatagagtacacaatggaataaaaaaggaaaagatttaggaaaataaggaatacattcccataatctttccataattattctaggattctaacaaggaaaaagcctagaaaaaaggaaagaattccaacagtTATAACTGACATGAAATTACCTGTCATCCATCCTTGCCTGAGCTTCAACATAAGATAATGCAGCACTCGACTTAATGATGCTTTTGGTGTAGCTAGTAGAAACAATATCGGCTTCAGGTGTCATTTCCTAAACATCACGAGCAAGTGattgaaactaaaattcaCGAACTAGGGGGGAGGGGGGCATACTGAAGTCTAAACATGTTCACTAATTGATTATTAAACAACAGATAAACAAATAATCGAAGTAAAAGATGACAAAAGTCGATGATATCATATAAAAGAGTGTACAATACGATAAAGGCCTAGGGTAGGATTGGcagaaatttaatatcaagaaaaacaaaagtatgAAGATGTTACTGCAGAATAAAACTTTTATCcatatttccaaaaaaaaaaaagcgatAAACTACATACCCAAATTACTGAAAATGCCAGTCTTTCCACATCAGCTCGAAGAGAACATATATCTGCAGATTAAGATTTTTCATCACATAGAGCTAAAGTGGATAAGAATAAAACCTGTCAAACAATGCCTCTTACACAAATGCAACATAAAAGTAAATGCCGACCTTCTGTTAATGGTTTCGGAAGCATATCTATTCTCCGCTCAACAAGGTAGACTGATGTGCCCCTTTGTGCAGCCTCGTCATCCAATGCAGTGCCCGGatgaacaaaatttgttacatCAGCAATATCTAATCGAATGTTGTTAAAGATGCAAATACGAACCGAGCTTTCAttacacaaaataaattaatatacaaGAGTGAACAAAAAATTCTAGTCCCACGAAAGGAATCCAACTCAATCCACCCTTGTAAAAATGAATCtacttttttcaaacttatttaGAATGACACACCAAATGATTTGAACAGTAATCCcgatatgaatttttttaaaatgagatcCCAATCCTGGTACAACTAACTACCAAgaataatctattttaaagaattccaataaaaatatttaaatattctctATAAAAGGGATGAATAAATAACAAGATCCAAaagattaagttaatcatttaaaatccTTTTTTATATCCATGAGTGTCTGAGCCAGCTTGTGCGCACCTCGACTAATTTCATAGAACACCCGCTTGACCCCAAAATATTTGGGTGTCAAGGAAACTCGtaagaaattaattcctagaTAGGTGGCCACCATGGATTCAACTCGtgacctcttagttagttattgagacCATGTCTCCCTTTTTACCACTAGGTCAAACCATAATggtttaatcatttaaaatcttttagaaCCGTAAGAGTGCTTTAGAAACCCATCGTTAAGACTCTTCAGTAACAAAAACCTCTTCGGTAAACAGAAAGTTAAAAGACTGAGGATACGgactccaacttcaaaatttccaTTTGAAAGAGCAGTACAGTGAAGTGCATCATCAATATCTTTGCAACCTGGACAAATAAAAAGCCCATGAACTCCAATTAATGTTTGACAGAACTAACTGACAACACCACAAAGAGATAATAACAGGTAAAAAAAAGGCGTGATAGAGTTCAAGAAACATTCAACTACCTGGAGGGTCCACACTGAAAACATTTAAATGCCGCAAATCCTGTCGAATAGGGTTTGCAATATCAACAGGAGACACTGACCATGGTAACGGAGGCAAGCATGTCATAACTTGTGAAGAAAATGGCCTGGAGTTTATATCGTTTTCAATTAAGACCACCTGAAGTATTCAAAAGGGTCCAAAAATTTCAGTTAATGAGAAAAGGCACTGAAAGATTTTCCACCACCTCACCCCCACGTATTTCGGATTAACTAGTACCTAAAAGTGTGTACAGCTCATTTAATTCTCACTTGCTGATGTATTCCTAGACATCAGTATTGTACAGAGATAACATTCAATCATATTTATCATCTCATCagtaatttaaacattttgtgAATCAAATTTTTAGGGAAAAATCAACTTTGACAAGTTGGGTTAATTGCACATCAAACTCAGATAAGCAATGAAATCTTAACCTTAaacttaatattataaaataaacattttaagagagagaaaatgtgTTTGCAATTTTAACCCTCTAAAATTGCTCACTCCAAATATGGTCATAAGAAATTTTCTCTTATGCATTCAATGAACTTTTAAACGCATGTACAATATgaaatcaaaaaaaaaaacctaaaagagCTATAGTTTTTTAGTtcaagtatatgaattttGGCAAAGCTACTCCATGGTTTATTTGTGCATTGGTCAAACTTATATTTGTACAAAACTTTATTTCATTGAAATTAAGGAGTTTTCAAGGATTTTTACACTATTATCTACTAAAATTAGTGGGCAACTTAGCAGAAATTGATCGATGGTAAAATTGTAACACTTGTTTTAGGATCCAATTTGatgaaattcaaagtttagGGCCAAAACTGATATGACCTCATAGGTTCAATGTCAAaatccccccccccccaaaaaaaaataataataataataatatttttaccATATCAccctaaaaaatattatatgttattAGTATATGGATATATTTAACAATCTGAAACTTAAATCCCACCCCCATAAGTTTTAGAAATCCAACAAGATCTATTAGCCCTGTAGGTATTATGGAAAATCATCTAAAGAACCATGTGGTTTGAAAGCAAGAGATAGAACAGAAAAGTGCTTCTTAATGATATAATGATCGTGCATACCTCACTTTCTGTATCTCGATCACCTATTTCTCCTATAGATCGCACATAATGTCCTGAAGGATATCTAGAAAGACGGTCCCAAGAATCAACTGCTACAATAATTCTCTTGTCTAAAAGATTCTCAAGCTGACGAGTCTGGATTCTAATTTTAGGAATCCGACGATCTTTGGAAACAAATAGAGCATAAGCGATGCCACCACTTCCAGCAGGCATAGGCATTGGATCCAAAGAACCACAATAACTGCATTAATTTCAACAACTTCAGACAAAGAACTCCACTATGATACAAAATCTGTGCAACCATcttgaaaaagtaaagaaacaaaactgcaatactgaaaacaaaaaatttatgaaatccCCAAAACAACGATAAAGTTAGGTGGAAAATCAGAGTACATTTTCAACATTAACTACAAATGTTAGTGTCATCTTGATCTTGTAGACTGTAgacatataaaaatatacacGGGTACATATACatctaaaaacatatttaagtatttattagtagaagaaaaagtatataatgTGTACAGCAAAAGACACCCCATGGAACATAGGAATCTAACAAACAGCCACGATAACTTACGAATGCCAGTTACGCTTTATGATACCAATAACACGTCCAGCTGGGCGTGGTGAACTAGAAGAAGAATCTCCACTAGAGCCCTGTAGTACAGATGCAGCTCTTGGAGCATCATCAGCACTACCAGGAACAAGATGAacatcttcttcctcatcaTCTTCTGCAATAATAAAATCATGTCTGCATCATAATGggattgtgtgtgtgtgcacaACTGCCCGTGTATGtgtgagaaagagagagagagtgatgTTCAAAGCCCAATATAAGCTTGAATTGGAAATACAGAGAAAAGATAATTAGTAACTTCCTGACAGGGACGTTGTTAACCTTTTTACCATCTACATTGAGTTGGCATCTAATTGCCCCCTCCCACCGGCCAGGCCACCAACCATACTGAATagaaacttttattggaaACACATAGGAAAGTCCTTAGTCATTTCCCTAAGGGAATTTGCTAatctttctatattttcatatttaagtTATCATATAATTGGAATTCTTATAAGTCGTGAGAATATGACTCCAACCTAATCCTATCCCCATTCACCCTACACAAACACCCACACATACGCACATCTCCATGTTAGATTGTTACAGAATTCCCACTAGCCTTCTCAGTTcacaattaataaaatattcgtgagaataaaaaaattaccatcGTCTGCTATAGTCAGAGACTTCTCTTCATGCCACTGATCTCGAGACAGAAGTTCAACTGCCACAACATCACCATCAAAAGCCCTGTTCATGTTGGTACGcccataaataataatttcatcaCCAATACTCTCACTTCCAACATATGCTTCAAATGGGTTGTATCGATTAACACGGAGCTTTCCTTGATGATATATACCACGATGCAAACCAGAAGTAATTTCTGACATGGGTTTATgctgaaagaaagaagagcAGGATATGTTAAAAACCAGAAACCTTATAAGACACTAGTATTTTTCCtgaaataaatgaagttcAGCACATTCATTGTAATACCTCGGAGTAAAGAACCTTTCTCTTCGATGGCCTCAAATCTTCAACATCCTCCATATTTGCATCTTCATTTGCACTTTGCACTAACAGATCAAGTAAATGAGTTTGCCCCAATGATTTAACATATGATTCAACTGTAAAGACCAAACAAATTAACCGAGTTAGCTAAgcatatgacaaaaaaaaaaattgagagagagagagagagagcataATCATTACAAGCAAGCCATATGGTAGACACCAGAAGGCTTTAAGCGAagctaaaaataaataaacatctaACATACTTGTCTCTGCACCAATTCCCTCTTCAATAGCCTTTCTCCTATTCTCTCTGTCATTGGTTATGAGTAGAACACGAGTAGCACCACCAAGATGATTCTGATACCATTGAGCAGCAACTCGAATGGCTGAATCACAATGTTAGAGATAACCATCAACACAATTTAAGCAAGCATTTGTGATCTATCCCAGTCATTAGCTTATGAGTTATGAAAGGgttatgaaaacaaaacatacaGAATATTTTGGCAGTTACTGTAAATGATGAACTAGAATGTTAGCATGAAAAAGTGTAAGCTATAAATACTGTTCAAGTGGGATAGAGAGGATGGATGAAAGAAACTATATGCAGTTCAGTTTCAGTACAACATTACAGCATCAACTTATGCAATATCAAGAGAATACCTCTATCATTTCGATCATTTTTACTTTCTCCACTCATGTCCTTAATATATGTATCCCTGCCAAAACAATATCATCAAAGGAAGCTCAAAATTCTAGCTACCATGAAAGTTAAAGATTTTCCTTACAGATTTTGATAGTTTATGCCATGGGAGGttagaaaaagatttataGGGAAACACACCACATTAGAGTTGTAGGTTCATTTACTATGAAAAACCTAGACATCACACTTCATTCAACAATCACAATGACTAGCTAAGCCCTAGTAAAGCTCTTATAAGTCgtatttagttttttctctCAGTTTTTACATAAGATGTATAAAACCACTAGCCTGATGTACGTAGAAGTAAAACCAAAGGTACCCAATCAACTCTTGATTGGCACAGTTTCTAATTAGAAGTTGGTATTAGCAAATGAGTTAGAAGGAAATAGCAACAACCCAATTCCCATGCAGTTCAGAAATACAATAAAAGGTGAAAGATTTTGAATCCCCAAGCCAAGTGTGAATTTATCCTGTTGTTAATTAAATGgtacaatattatttaattaagtgtAAATAGAAAACACACTTGTGGTGCTCGTtagagaaaacaaagaatCTCCGCAGGGGATTGCTGCAGAGAGCTCTAACTCTGTTGTAAACAGAGAGGTTCTTGTTCTTAACCTCGTCCAGAACAACTGATAGCATAACCACGTCATCAATAGCAGGATTCTCAAGCAAATCAATCTGTAAAAACGCATCATTTCATAAAACACTAAAAGTTGAAAGCTCAATGTTGACAACAGAAACCACACGAAAGTAACCTGAGTAAGAACAACATTGGTGTCGAGAACTAGAATTGGCGATGTAGAAGCACCCAAGCGAGCAACTGAAGAATCACATTTTTTGCAAATCGAAGCCCCACAATATATATCATCTCGAAGATAGTGTTCTCTCACTTGCTGGCATGAAGAACAGAGACccaaaagaacaaattaacaataaaaggATGGAAACTCATGAGATGTATAAAATAAGGCCCAAAGATTAGTAATTTACTGACCTTCATCACCTTCCCAGACTTCGTCTTTTTAACAAACGACTTGTTATGCAACATGTCTTCTGAGGGAAGCTTCAACTATTATT
Coding sequences within:
- the LOC101208933 gene encoding exosome complex exonuclease RRP44 homolog A; translated protein: MLHNKSFVKKTKSGKVMKQVREHYLRDDIYCGASICKKCDSSVARLGASTSPILVLDTNVVLTQIDLLENPAIDDVVMLSVVLDEVKNKNLSVYNRVRALCSNPLRRFFVFSNEHHKDTYIKDMSGESKNDRNDRAIRVAAQWYQNHLGGATRVLLITNDRENRRKAIEEGIGAETIESYVKSLGQTHLLDLLVQSANEDANMEDVEDLRPSKRKVLYSEHKPMSEITSGLHRGIYHQGKLRVNRYNPFEAYVGSESIGDEIIIYGRTNMNRAFDGDVVAVELLSRDQWHEEKSLTIADDEDDEEEDVHLVPGSADDAPRAASVLQGSSGDSSSSSPRPAGRVIGIIKRNWHSYCGSLDPMPMPAGSGGIAYALFVSKDRRIPKIRIQTRQLENLLDKRIIVAVDSWDRLSRYPSGHYVRSIGEIGDRDTESEVVLIENDINSRPFSSQVMTCLPPLPWSVSPVDIANPIRQDLRHLNVFSVDPPGCKDIDDALHCTALSNGNFEVGVHIADVTNFVHPGTALDDEAAQRGTSVYLVERRIDMLPKPLTEDICSLRADVERLAFSVIWEMTPEADIVSTSYTKSIIKSSAALSYVEAQARMDDSRLMDPITRDLRNMNALAKKMRLRRIERGALTLASAEVKFQIDTETHDPLDIGMYQIREANQMVEEFMLAANVSVAEKILKHFPLCSLLRRHPTPTKEMLEPLIRTAVAVGLDLDVSSSKALADSLDRALGDDPYFNKLIRILATRCMTQAVYFYSGDLSPPEYQHYGLAARLYTHFTSPIRRYADVIVHRLLAASLGIFKLPTLFLDRPKLTTIADNLNYRHRNAQMAGRASVELHTLIYFKKRPTDTEARIVKIRSNGFIVFVPKFGIEGPVYLTGKSEKQSGEWFVDEQEQKIKKLDGSITYNILQAVRIHMEVVEPQPNRPKLQLTLL